One stretch of Amycolatopsis tolypomycina DNA includes these proteins:
- a CDS encoding HAD-IIIC family phosphatase yields MTSLLSPAPVKPVQGKIKCVVWDLDNTVWDGVLLEDGDVRLRPWVVEHVKRLDAMGVLHSVASKNDHEAAMAKLREFGLDEYFLFPRISWNAKSVSIGQIAQKLNLGPDAFAFVDDQEFERAEVSFALPQVTTVDILEADEVLRRPEFAPRFVTDESAQRRGMYFSQLARDDVEADFAGTGEDFLASLDLRFTIAPARREDLQRAEELTVRTNQLNSTGRTYSYDELDALRSSSDHVLLVASLTDKFGSYGKIGLALLEKGSPDWRLNMMLMSCRVMSRGVGTVLLGHVMGLARAAGAGLRADFVETGRNRMMQITYAFSGFREVSREGAHVVLAADLAEIQEPPGYVTLEVES; encoded by the coding sequence GTGACCAGTCTCCTTTCCCCGGCACCCGTCAAGCCGGTCCAGGGCAAGATCAAGTGCGTGGTGTGGGACCTCGACAACACCGTCTGGGACGGGGTTCTCCTGGAGGACGGCGACGTCCGGCTGCGGCCGTGGGTGGTCGAGCACGTCAAGCGCCTCGACGCGATGGGCGTGCTGCACTCGGTCGCCAGCAAGAACGATCACGAAGCCGCGATGGCGAAGCTGCGCGAGTTCGGGCTCGACGAGTACTTCCTGTTCCCGCGCATCTCGTGGAACGCGAAGTCGGTGTCGATCGGGCAGATCGCCCAGAAGCTCAACCTGGGGCCGGACGCGTTCGCGTTCGTCGACGACCAGGAGTTCGAGCGTGCCGAGGTGTCCTTCGCGCTGCCACAGGTGACCACTGTGGACATTCTCGAAGCCGACGAGGTGCTGCGGCGCCCGGAGTTCGCGCCGCGGTTCGTCACCGACGAGTCGGCGCAGCGGCGCGGGATGTACTTCAGCCAGCTCGCCCGCGACGACGTCGAGGCGGACTTCGCCGGCACCGGCGAGGACTTCCTGGCGAGCCTGGACCTGCGGTTCACCATCGCGCCGGCCCGGCGGGAGGACCTGCAGCGGGCGGAGGAGCTGACGGTCCGCACCAACCAGCTCAACTCGACCGGGCGGACGTACTCCTACGACGAGCTGGACGCGTTGCGCTCGTCTTCCGACCACGTGCTGCTGGTGGCGTCGCTGACCGACAAGTTCGGTTCCTACGGCAAGATCGGCCTGGCGCTGCTGGAAAAGGGCTCGCCGGACTGGCGCCTGAACATGATGCTGATGTCGTGCCGGGTGATGTCACGCGGGGTCGGGACGGTGCTGCTGGGCCACGTCATGGGCCTGGCCCGCGCGGCGGGCGCGGGACTGCGCGCGGACTTCGTCGAGACCGGCCGCAACCGGATGATGCAGATCACCTACGCGTTCAGCGGGTTCCGCGAGGTTTCGCGCGAGGGCGCGCACGTGGTGCTGGCGGCGGACCTCGCCGAGATCCAGGAGCCGCCGGGGTACGTGACGCTCGAGGTGGAGTCGTGA
- a CDS encoding 3-hydroxyacyl-CoA dehydrogenase family protein yields the protein MAVTGVVGAGVMGIGVAQDFAAAGHEVVLVDKDERILEEARAAITRNCRLSRLMGGPALDADEILARITTAVGLAALDKTEILVENVTEDWDIKAAVHAELDEVCGPDTVIIANTSAVPITRIASVGRNPGRVIGVHFMNPVPQKPVVELIPGFHTTPETILRTRELLTSIGKRWVDVKDASGFVSNRVLMLTVNEAAYLVHEGVATAESVDEVFRGCFGHPMGPLETADLIGVDTILYSVEVLYEHYADSKYRPCPLLKQMTDAGLHGRKSGRGFYTYS from the coding sequence ATGGCAGTCACGGGAGTGGTGGGCGCCGGCGTCATGGGCATCGGCGTCGCCCAGGACTTCGCCGCCGCCGGCCACGAGGTCGTGCTCGTCGACAAGGACGAGCGCATCCTCGAGGAGGCGCGGGCCGCGATCACGCGCAACTGCCGGCTCAGCCGGCTCATGGGCGGCCCCGCGCTCGACGCGGACGAGATCCTCGCCCGGATCACCACCGCGGTCGGCCTGGCCGCGCTGGACAAGACCGAGATCCTCGTCGAGAACGTGACCGAGGACTGGGACATCAAGGCCGCCGTGCACGCCGAGCTCGACGAGGTCTGCGGCCCGGACACGGTGATCATCGCCAACACCTCGGCCGTGCCGATCACCCGGATCGCGTCGGTCGGTCGCAATCCCGGACGCGTCATCGGCGTGCACTTCATGAACCCGGTGCCCCAGAAGCCTGTCGTCGAGCTGATCCCGGGCTTCCACACGACGCCGGAGACGATCCTGCGCACCCGCGAGCTGCTGACCAGCATCGGCAAGCGCTGGGTCGACGTGAAGGACGCCTCGGGCTTCGTGTCCAACCGCGTGCTCATGCTGACCGTCAACGAGGCCGCCTACCTGGTGCACGAGGGCGTCGCCACCGCCGAGTCCGTCGACGAGGTGTTCCGCGGCTGCTTCGGCCACCCGATGGGCCCGCTGGAGACCGCCGACCTGATCGGCGTCGACACGATCCTCTACAGCGTCGAGGTGCTCTACGAGCACTACGCCGACTCCAAGTACCGCCCCTGCCCCCTGCTCAAGCAGATGACCGACGCCGGCCTGCACGGCCGCAAGTCCGGCCGCGGCTTCTACACCTACAGCTGA
- a CDS encoding acyl-CoA dehydrogenase family protein — protein MPEVLTAVRAPGREAARAFVDEHIVPFADAWDKAGQIPEDLLDGLARAGLWAPFLPPALGGFGLDMVTLGEIHEEVGRGCSSVRSLLTVHTMLSWALLRFGTEAQQHRWGPELASGRVLGAFCLSEPGAGSDTAAITTTATPEGDGWRLDGLKKWTTNGQRADLFLVFAKGPASTIALLVPRDAPGVTVTPIDDILGTRSSMLASISFDGVRLGPDALLGPSGFASGMVLTGTLDLGRYSVAAGSVGIIQACADACADYTSRRTVGGTPLKDLPLIQAKLSDMVTDVRAARLLLAEAGRLKDRGDSATIMATWVAKYFASVAAARHASEAVQVHGANGCSTDYPVARFYRDSKVMEIIEGSTEIQRMTIAAEAYRKQVP, from the coding sequence GTGCCGGAGGTACTCACCGCGGTCCGCGCGCCCGGCCGCGAGGCCGCGCGGGCCTTCGTGGACGAGCACATCGTCCCCTTCGCCGACGCGTGGGACAAAGCCGGGCAGATCCCCGAAGACCTCTTAGATGGGTTGGCGCGCGCTGGGTTGTGGGCGCCGTTCCTGCCGCCCGCGCTCGGCGGGTTCGGCCTCGACATGGTCACCCTCGGGGAGATCCACGAGGAGGTCGGCCGCGGCTGCTCGTCGGTGCGCAGCCTGCTGACCGTGCACACCATGCTCTCCTGGGCGTTGCTGCGCTTCGGCACCGAGGCGCAGCAACACCGGTGGGGGCCGGAGCTGGCGAGCGGACGCGTCCTCGGCGCGTTCTGCCTGTCCGAGCCCGGGGCGGGCAGCGACACGGCCGCGATCACCACCACGGCCACCCCCGAAGGCGACGGCTGGCGGCTCGACGGCCTCAAGAAGTGGACCACCAACGGGCAGCGCGCGGATCTCTTCCTGGTCTTCGCGAAGGGCCCGGCCAGCACGATCGCGCTGCTCGTGCCGCGCGACGCACCCGGCGTCACGGTCACCCCGATCGACGACATCCTCGGGACGCGGTCGTCGATGCTGGCGTCGATCTCCTTCGACGGCGTCCGGCTGGGTCCGGACGCCCTGCTCGGGCCGAGCGGGTTCGCCTCCGGCATGGTCCTCACCGGCACGCTCGACCTCGGCCGCTACAGCGTCGCGGCCGGGTCGGTGGGCATCATCCAGGCCTGCGCCGACGCGTGCGCGGACTACACGAGCCGGCGCACGGTCGGCGGCACGCCGCTCAAGGACCTGCCGCTGATCCAGGCGAAGCTGTCGGACATGGTCACCGACGTCCGCGCGGCCCGGCTGCTGCTGGCCGAGGCCGGCCGGCTCAAGGACCGCGGCGACTCGGCCACGATCATGGCCACCTGGGTGGCGAAGTACTTCGCGTCGGTCGCGGCCGCTCGCCACGCGTCGGAGGCCGTGCAGGTGCACGGCGCCAACGGCTGCAGCACGGACTACCCCGTGGCCCGGTTCTACCGGGACTCGAAGGTCATGGAGATCATCGAGGGCAGCACCGAGATCCAGCGGATGACCATCGCCGCCGAGGCCTACCGGAAGCAGGTACCGTGA
- a CDS encoding acyl carrier protein has translation MSETTGDILAFITGRFPQAEITATEDIFSLGYINSLFAMELVMHLEKTFAVTIPNEELRIDNFRTAAAMTELVGRLRPAATVG, from the coding sequence ATGTCCGAGACCACCGGCGACATCCTCGCCTTCATCACCGGCCGCTTCCCGCAGGCCGAGATCACCGCGACCGAGGACATCTTCTCCCTCGGCTACATCAACTCCCTGTTCGCCATGGAGCTGGTGATGCACCTGGAGAAGACGTTCGCCGTCACCATCCCCAACGAGGAGCTGCGGATCGACAACTTCCGCACCGCGGCGGCGATGACCGAGCTGGTCGGCCGCCTGCGCCCGGCCGCGACGGTGGGCTGA